agttttaatttcatctagtaagtgaatttatattttacttaatcttataaaatcatttttggtAAAGTAATATTTACacacaaattatatattattatgattttgattATATCATTAGTTTATGCAAAATCTATTAAAGATTATGTCTTGTTAGTATTATTTGTGACATGTAgtattacataaataaatttacctGTATTCCACCACTACGACTACACTATTACGAAAAGACATTAGGGTTGATATTACGACATTATAGATGCAATGTAAATGAGTGTTATAAGAAATCAGTCTGTGAGAATTAGTAATAAAGTAAAATGGTATAAGtaacattcttttattaataaatacacACTTTTGATTTAATAATCTAAGTGTTgtttactttcttttattttgaatacttttctattttctttccttacttGCCCCTTTAATGTTAACTTGTTTTTGCATCCAACAATCATTAGGATTTGCATCACTACGATTGGCATCAAGAGAACTTGGAGATGCAAAAGAAGCTACAATTCCTATTGAATTTTCTGAAATAAACAAATTACATTTTAAGGAATTACCTAATCTAAGGGGCTTCTCATGTGGAGATATGGTTGAATGGCCAATTTTGAAGCATGTGATTCTGAACAACTCTCCTAACTTGAAGAAATTTGGGTTGGGAACAATAAAAGAATCGCAATTAAAGAGATTTATCTTAGAAGGCCAAGAACAAATTGACATTGATACCAAGATTCTCCATCTTTTTGAATTATCGGTTAGTTCTCCCTCAAAATACTAATTAGTTATATACTTGCTctctttagtttaaattatctatgatttttatctttttaatatttttacaccattgagcttttaactttgaaaactttgaaaattttgtcTCCATTAATTTTCATCTACCAAAACTTCATTTCCTACCAAAAAATCTTTATAGGCAttccaaataatttaaaaccttTACTGAAAACTCACTAACCATAAAACATCAAATTTAATgtcaaataactaaataaacaaGCTAAAATTTTCCTTCTTCAAATCATATCTTAATAATCCGCAAACtacttcaaattttattaatttatcgCTAACtttctcttgaaaaaaaattagaaatattttatgacTAAAAGTAGTAAACTTTCAcacatttaaacataaaaataaaaagtcaatTATTTTGGATATGTGAAAGAAAATTggcatatatataaaaactaattttacttactttaaaagtaataaaggcAAGCTAAAAAgccaaaatttatattcatattgaAACGATAACTTACATGAATGAGTGAGTATAAAAATAAgtcaatattacaaaaattgaaTGCAAAATCTTACAGGATCAATTTTCAACAATGGAAGAGTACTCTATTGAAGACAATGAGGAATTAAGAAAGGCAATAGATGACATTCGCCCTTCACATTTTAGGAACTTGCTAAAACTTTCGATAAAATATTGTGATCAAAGGCTAAACAAttttttgtctattttgatgaagAGAGCAAACAAGCTTCAAGATATAAGCATTAAGCAATGCCAAACTTTAGAACATTTGTTTGATCTCAATGAATTTACCCCTGACAATGATGGGCATGACAAATATTTTACACAAATAAAGGCATTAATATTGATAGAACTACATCAGGTAAAATGCATATGGAACAAGGATCCAGTGGGAATTCTTGGCTTTGAAAATTTGCAAATGGTACACATAATAAGTTGTTCCTCTCTGGATAAGTTGTTCACTCCTTCTGCAGCTAAGAAACTCAGCCAACTAAATGAACTAAAGTTAGAGGCATGTCAAATGTTACAGAAAGTTATTGATAGTGGTAACATTGAAACAATTAAATTCCCAACATTAAATAAGGTGGAGTTCAAGTCTCTCTCAAGATTGATTCACTTTTACTTATATCCTCTAGAATTCCCACAACTAAGATCTTTGATAATAGAAAAATGTCCCGAGCTAGAAGAATTTACAACTGGGTTTGCAACTACAAATGCGTCACAAATAACTAATGACAGGTCGTTTTCTGAGTTGAATGAACTCAAGTTAGATAACTGCCACAAGTTGGTATGTGCAGTCTCTTCTAAGGCATTGCATGAGTTGAAGAGTCTGAAGAAGCTCATTGTGAGCCATTGCAACACATTGGAACTGGTATTTAACATTCATGATGAAATATCTTATCATACAAATCTCCTACAACATCTGGATGAATTGATTTTGATTGATCTACCTAAACTAAGTTATGTCATCAACAAAAAGTTTGTTAGGTTTTGTGAAAGCATGCAAAGCTTACAAGTGAAGCAATGTAAGTTACTTAAATGGCTACCAATTTCTTTAATGCTGATAAGTATAGAAATTTCAAATTGTGAAGCCTTGGAGAAAATTATGACCACTGATAAAGATGAAGGAACAAGAGGAAAGAACACATTTCCTAAGTTAAAGTTTGTCTGTCTCAAGAACTTGACAAACTTGTATAGTCTTTTCTCTTTTACATCTGAATTTCCTTCCTTAGAAGaattgaaaataacaaattgtcccaatttgacaaattttgttgAAGAGTCTAAGGAACTAAAAGATCTTTCAATATCGACCACTTCAAATGTTTTCTTCCCAAATTCAGTAAGTTTCTTCCTAAATTCAACAAGTTTAGatttaaaactataaatgaTACTTATGAtcatatgtgtatatatagagacgattaatatatatatatatatatatatatatatatatatgtgtgtgtgtgtgtgtgtgtgtgtgtgtgtgtgtgtgtgtgtacaaGAATGATTTTCTATATATAGGAAGGTGTATAGTGTTAATAATCTTTGTTCCTACCATTGAAACTTATCGTTTGTTCATTACTTCCTCGCAGTTATCATTGGAAACATTGAAGATGTTGTACATGAAAAATCAAGATTTTGAGAAGCTTTGGCAGAACAATTGTCATTCCAAATCATTTTATGAATTGGAATATCTAACTTTGAGTAACAACAACAAATTATTGAATGTCATCTCTTCTAACATTATCATAAGACTTAACAAGTTGAAAAAATTGACTTTGGAACAATGTGATGTATTGACTGAGATATTTTATCTTGAAGATGATAAACCAACTGGTATTATCCAAGAACTTCTTCCTCAGTTGCAGGAATTGGCATTGAGTTATCTAAGAAGTTTCACTTGTATTTGGAACATGGAACCTTCAGTTTcctttttccaaaatttaatgTCACTTCACATTGTTCATTGTGGAACCCTCCAAAgtctattttcaatttcttctaCAAAAAACCTTCAAAATCTCAAATCACTAAAATTGTGCAATTGTGACAAATTAGAGGAGGTAATATCTATTGATAATCGTGAAGACATGACAGTTAGTTTTCCAAAAATGGAGTGTCTTGTACTCAAGGATCTTCCAAAGTTGCTTAGTTTCCATCAACAAAATGGAACAATTCATTTACCTAACATACAAATTGTGCGGGCAAGAAATATTCCaagaatgaaatttttttcagtAGGTATAGTTATCACCCCATTGCTGAGATCAATACATGTTACATTTGCCAGGAAACTTTGGTTAGGAAATTTAAATGAGACCTTATCCTATATAAGCAACAATCCAGGTATGTAAATTTAGATATTATATACAAAACATAGAAAGTTATAATACTATAATGTTAAGATGTTGATGAATACATATTTTATTGTGtggtttatttaattaataacattcTTTTAGGAGCTTTCAAACATGTTATTTaactatttgtttattatttataatctttttcagtaagatttttttaatttatgttttctctttatttgtATAGGCAAATTTCATTTTGCAGAATTATTTGGTTTTCCTTCATGAGCGTTGTGAGAATGACATTATCAATAAACTCAAGTACATGCTCCTAGAACGAAGTGAGGTTTGTCATCCTCTTCATGGAACACATATTTGGACAGTTTGTTCACGTGACTCTAAGGATTAGGATGAACACATGTTGTATAAAGGTTGGTAATGAATGATGTTATGgaacataatatattatgtgtCTGGAAAAAGTTCCCAATATAAATGGATATTTCCTTAATaactttagtttttatatttaccGACTCCAACCACGTTTCAAATGTGAATTTGACCTTTGGTAGGTTGGTTATTATAAGATGTGAagacatgaaaaaaataatagagatTTAATTTACAAGGAATGTTTGATCATATAACATGAACTTAAAATAGGATAacaaatacatttaatttttaagacattatttaaattcattttgattttgatgaaatttaatGGATtgattgaatataaatacaagtatgaataatattttacattttaaattaggtatgaaaattgattttcaattttgttcttaaaatcaAAGATGCTAAGAATTTAGTCTTTAGTATttcttcattaaaattaaagttgggGTGTAGAGATTCAGAAAGGTAACACATGAAttgaatcataattaaaaagcaaaacaaataaaacaaaattaaaacaaaaaaaatatgaaaatataagttcgtatactttaaaattaaacaactaTTCTTATAagttctttaaataattatatcaaaatttgaacaaataaccaaatcaattaattaattaaacgaattatacaaattaaataaaaatatcattcaatcTAGTTCGTATTCAGTGATCAAATCAATATTCAATCAgttcctatttttatttataaaatcaaaaacaCAAATTGTAATCACAAAGTGCAAAACTGAGATCAAAGAAGAGAAATAACAAACTTGAAGTGATAaatgatgagtggaaaactcAATCCAGCTTGTTCAATCTTGATTCCATAAAGTGATTGATGATTGCAAATTTATGCCCTCATCTAGCCTTTAATTTTGACTTCTTCATTGGTTTTTATGCTaatagattatttaaattaggattttttttcttaatttggtttattgagcatgtgatacaaaaacatgataaaaaaataagtttttagttgcataaatgttctttggatattttaagGTGTGTTAGTTTAGTTGCAGCTAAGTTAaactcatggaggtgtggaaataaattgattagaACTTCAGCTAAGTTTATTTTGACCTCTGCatcattttcctcttccttccctctcttttcttctatttGTATCTTATTTTTACCATTTATGGAATGCTAAACTTCTGATGTTAATTCTATGATAATTTCTTAACTAGATTTTGATGTTAGATGGAATAAATATGTTTGTTCCTTTCATTCTTcttgtgatttatttttatatatgtcttTTGTCTCTTAATCAAGTAAAAGTAATGTTTTTTACATTGTCGTAAGTTAGCACAATATTAAATCTACATACCATAACACTCATATAAATCCgaggattttttattttaatttaaaagttactttaattaatgttagacatttttatgtgattaaatgagttttatctaataattgagaagttactttgccAATTAACTTTTTACTTGATATAAGAAGTAAacgaatagacatgattaggtatagtaatatttaattgagaaattaCTTTAGTTAAACTTGCTATGATTAATCTaaaaagttcttgcttttgaatGAGAAGTTAtctgattaaaagtgaggacaacaccaaattaattaagttagcatgattaatttgaaatcatagaataatatttagaacaccaatgatgaatcctatttttaaaaagtagtGAAATCAACCTATTTTCTgtactactattttatttattttaatcttgttaaaattttatttctttctttcatttatgattttgttatccaatgtttttatttattttgtttatcttaatcttctaccattatttttattttattttactaactcTCTTGTACACGATCTTATatgaactaatttgttaaaaatcaattttattggGAGATGACTTAGGGTTGATTTTCCCTTTTCTAATTTGTGTGCTACTAGCTCGACAATATGTAAATTACTTTAGTTGATGTTAACTCACTTTTTCATAGATCgtttttaagagttaaataaaacCCAAATAATTCCCCCTAACGAAGTATAGGAAAATTGACTCGGGATCGAATTCAAGGAAATGTTGCGTGTCATGTTTAGCTTGCATAATTAAATCTcgcttaaaagaaaatacaactAAACAAAAGGAGGAaagagaaattttaaaactaagaaaaaatgcagaattttattcaattaaaactaAGCTAATTGCATGCTTGAAACTAAAGAAGATATGCATTGATGCAATGCATGAGAGGCAAGGAACCTAGAATGGAATGAAGAATTGAAATGGCTCTTAAATGGAATGAGATGTGCCTAGAGGAATTGATCATGTGTGAATAGATTTGCCATGATGAAATTGCCACTGCAAGTCAAGAGCCACATCAAAATTCAAATAGAGAGTGGCTGCAAAGAAGTTACACTGTGGTAGCAGTGAATTTATGCAGGATGTAGTGTGCAGAATTGATGAAATGGTAATGAATCTAGATGAATGAGATACGAATGAAGCTGGAAACTTAATGTGATAACAACAACTATTCAACAAATGGCAACACAGAATATTCAATCACATTATCACCCGGTGGATTCAATGCAAAGATGAAATCAGCGGAATGTACATGCAGAATGCAATGCGGATCAACCACTGGAATGCATAAATAAACTCAACTGGATGTAGATTTAACAGCAGAACAGACGTGAATGAGGTCAAATGTGCATGCCTACATTATGCATAAATGCAAAATATAAACTAGAATTCTAAATGGgaattatgataaatttaatataaaatggaATGAAAGTTAAAGATGCACTGCCAACTTATTGACAATATGCGTGAATAAACTATGGCGATAACAATTCCATGGCTGCAACCATTTACTCGGCCAAACAAAAGTGACAGAGCGTCAGCTGAAATGCTTGGAACCTGCAGCGGAAATTGGTCCATGACAGTAGAAATGCATATGCAAGTGTGCTTAGTGAATCATGCACGTGACAACAGACTAAAATGCAATGCAGAATGAGTGAATTGTGGCAACAGAGAACAACACTAATCTAGCATGAAAATGAATGCAAGACGTGGATAGTGGTTAGAATGCAGAATGCAGATAACACCTTGGAATGAGGAATTGAAATGAACTTTAATTGACATGAATATTAACCTAGATGGTTGTTAGATGATTGCAGCTTGCATGATCAGATTTATCAGGATAAAACACTACTGCAGACCAAAAACAACATCAGAAACCAGATTTGATCTCAACAATGGAATACTCACAAGATAGTAGCAGGATcttcaattttaattcatatcAAACCAGGTTACATACAAAATGAGTTCAAACTAAGGCATATGCTATCAGAATTGAAAACCACTAACAAATGTAACAATTTAAAACTATGACAGCAGAAATGCAAATGCAAGTTTGTAACAACAGTGAATCAGTACATGACagttgtaagacccgggaaaattaattaattaattaattaatgcggAAGGAAGGcgtctttatgacattaattgttgtgtaatgtgacgtggaaaagtgctagctcatatggttgagagtactttgagtgtgtgagaggacttgggttctagtcttatgtatgccaattatgtgtcgttgttttatgatttattttaataatatgtaagaGTGGGGAATTATTAACCTACCATGAGCCACTTATAAAAGGCTAAATTGAAGAGAGAATAGGGTTTCTGCAATTTGGTTATTGTGCAAGGGCTAGACCAAGCGGGGACTACGAATCAAGGCTTctactttttcaattttggtCACTAATTCCATGCTAGGGGAGTTGAACCCAAAAGTTCATGTTGTTCTGCGTATTGCATGGTTTTGGTGAAAATGTGTGCTAAAATTCGTGATGCATATGATGGGAATGGGGGTGGAGTGATTGGTATTGCTATATGTTGAATTTTGGACTAAATGCATGAGAAAAGGGGTATATACATGGTATATGCGGGAATGGAATGGGATTTGGAAATTTGGGGATTTTAGGGAGTCTATACTATGCCAATGTGATGCTTTGTAATGTGTAAATTATTCTGGAATGCTCGAATTCTGTTTGGTGTGTTTTGTGGTGCGAATTGGACATGTTTGGAGTGGATCCAATGCGTGATCAGTGAGAGAAcctgcaattctcgctcaggcgagcttggctcgcctaggcgagattagcagagaCGCGTACCCTAGAGCCATACGAGcttttcgctcaggcgaagaGGATGAGTTTTGAGCGACATaggttctcgcttaggcgagtaagggtcgcctaagcgagatggtgAGGGAGTTGTGCGtgttgagcgcgacttctcgtccaggcgaggttTTATGGATTTTGAGCGAATcagtgtctcgctcaggcgagaggacttcgcctaagcgagatgtcttGATCAGGTGTGGTGTTTTGCTTGTATTTTAGCCCAGACGAGGTGAGAATGGGTGTTTGGGCGAACTTgtgactcgcccaggcgagagaatctcgcctaggcaaggtggactagcctaagcgagattgagggtctagcttgggcgaggggttcctagcctaagcgagtttatgctAATTACTATGTTTTCTATGTGCTTGTGAGTAGGTTTGGTTGTTATACCATGGTTaggttgtatatgcatgtgttgaggtgtgttgggcttgaaggactaagtccattgggggtttgggatgtgctcggtggttggacacatgatgggcatggaactggttgagttcccgtcagctactaatgggcgaggagtccttagtatggtgattgcatgtgtcgggtgcacgatgggcaaggaactgtgatgttcccgtcggctactattagGCGAGAAGTCCATATTATGGTGATTGTGTGCGTGCCAAggtccaagtgtgagacttggatgttgATACTACAGGCTAGGAGTCtatagggcaggactatgagtgggataggctcatagggttggaccacgaatgagttagtttcgtgggagcacagggaagtcccaagacctagttcatgcatatgactcatgaaggactatgaggtcatggttgggtgatttggaaattatgaatttaaatatgttattttgggttggaaaatatatttatattcatgttttgtttatatatattgtgcatagctcaccctttctgtgtctgtgtggcgatgatcggataacttgttatccgggagcagatgatgtgacaggtgggccaggagatgcttagactcagagcgagggctagcatgggatatTTTGTAGAttcatatatatgtttattattttacctTTGAGGATATTATGTAAACCTGGCAGGAGCCATTgacttttatttcagttttatgaatTCTAGACTCTTGGTTTTATGGCTTTATGaatgaaagttttaaatttcccgtgtttttgggaaatggttttattaaatgcgttctttattttattttggattttatttattaaatatcagtaatattccttagggatctTACAACAGTGGTAAAGCAATGCAACAAAATTTGGTCAGATTCACATTAGCTCAAATGAAGGTACAACAGTCCATTCCAAATGAGAGTGTTAAATTCTCAAGCATCAACAATCACCATATTTAAAGCAAGTTCCCTAGGAAAAATTCAACTCACAACAACTTCCCAATCAACATAACTCCTTTCCCTATGCAATGCAGATTTGGTATGAATTATGTATGCAAATGCAAGAACATTACTGAATATGCATGAAAACCAGTAGTGTAAAGTACTATGCAGCCACaatagcatgaaacatgaatacAATGCATATGTGAAACTATGATAGAATCTTAAATCAACTAATTAAACTAGCAAGGATATTAATTGAATAATCAAATGATAGCCTACGACTACAGCAGTAAACACAGAAATAGCTCAGGAGATTTCATCACAGTGTATCACACTACAAACGACGAAGCTAACAAGGATTCATCtatcaaaaccaaaacaaagaaaacatatttcaaGGGTTAAAAACAAGCTACTGCAAGAAACCTAAAACTAAAGCAAGGAACCATAAAGTGCAGAAATGCAACCAAAGTAAAAGCTTTGACAGAATTCAATCAATGGAGCAATTAAAGTAAAAGCAAGACCAATGATTTGCTCATGAACTCATCTACACTCGAGAAGACATCTCGGTGATTTGTGCCATATTGAACCCAAGCTCAACTCACTGACTAAACATCACAAACTGAAATTAAGACTAGAAAGTagtaaagaaaactaaaaacacTACAGAATTTAAAggcagaaaacataaaattgcAAGTGGAATAATAAGCAAACAACTCACCAATGGTAAATCAGAACTGAAACTGGAATATTGTATTTCattatcaaaatcaaaagagGATTACATGAGTTCAAGAGAAATGCTAGAATTAAAATGGTGAAAGGGAACTCACTTAGCAATCCCAGCCAATTTGTGCTCGTGATCAACCAAATTGAACTACTCACACAATAATGGAAAACCCCTCTTACAATGCACTTTCTCTCCCTCGCATAAGACCTCGAACCCTAGGTCAAAATTTCTCTCGTTCTTGCACTCTCCCTAGGGCTCCTCACAAAACCCTAAAAGCTGCCCTTTTAAAGCCTTTGATTCATCACTGACTCCAAACAGAATGCAAGGTTTACTCTTGTTGACAAGCTTAGAACGCTGCTGGTCTGGTGTGTGGACATAAGCTAGGCAACCAAACACACGAAAGTAGTCAACAGAGGGTTTTATTCCACTCTAAGCTTCCTCTGGAGTCTGATCTTGTACTGCAGATGTAGGACTTCTATTCAAAATGTGTGCACACCATTTTGTAGCTTCTGGCCAAAAAAATTTTGGAACCTGTCTTCCAATCAGCATAGTACGAACCATATTCATGATGGTTCTGTTTTTCCTTTCAGCAACCCCATTCTGCTGGGGAGTGTAAGCAGCCGTTAGTTTCCTCCTTATCCCTTGATTTCTACAAAACTCCTCAAATTCTTTTGAGCAAAACTCTCCCCCTCTATCAGTTCTTAAGCAAATAATGCTTTCTCCAGCTTCCTTTTCAACAAAGGCCTTGAAGTTTTTGAACAGGGAAAACGTTTCAGACTTCTGATTTAAGAAGTATATCCAAGTTTTCCTTGTTAGATCATCAATGAAGCTTAAAAAATATCTCTTATTGCTGCTAGAAGTTGGTTTGATTGGCCCACACAGATCTGCATGAACCAGTTACAGTTTCTTGGAGGCTCTCCATACTCCTTTTCTGGACATtgaatgtttgtgttgttttcCTCCCAAGCATTGTGTGCAAGCCTTTTGAGGAGCTGTGATCTGAGGCAATCCTATCACCATTTGCTTAGAGGCAAGAGTACTCAAGCCATCATAGCTTAAGTGTCCTAGCCTGTTGTGCCAGAGTTAAGAGTAGCTTTTTGTATTCATTTGAAGACACATATTTGCTTCCATAGTTGTTGTTAAGACAAACATCCTGCTAGCATTCATTGGGATTTCACATAGAACTTCTTTCTCAAGATTTGTAATGGTACAAGTGTTGCTTTGAATTCTGATGTGCAGCCCCTTTTCCTGAAGTTGTCCTATGCTCAATAAGTTGTTTTTCAGTTCAGGAACGTAATATACATGTGTAATAACATGCATCAAACCATTCACCTTCATTTTAATGGTTCCTTTCCCCATTACAGCTATATGAGTGTCATTTCCCATCTTCACTTTGCCTTTGAAATTCTCATCTAACTTTGAGAACCATCCCTTGTTGCCACTCATGTGGTTGCTGCATCCTGAGTCCAAGAACCACTcatcttttttttccttcttttccttCTACTAGGACCATTAGTAAGATTTCTTCCTTATGTGCATCCTTATCCTCCATTTCTGCATAATTTACTTTCTTCTCCCACATTAGACACTCATATTGAAAATGTCCAAGTTTATGGCACTTGAAACATTCAACTTCATTCTTGTAAAATGTTTgtcttcctcttcctctaccTCAGAAGGCTCATCTTCCTCTTCCATTCTTCTCATCAAATATTGTTTGCATAACCTGCTCTTCTTCCACTAAGCATGTCATTCGCTGCTCATGCACCAATAGGCTACTTTGTAATTCGTCTATGGTCATGGTATTCATGTTGTTGGATTCCTCAATTGAACATACCACATAGTTGAATTTCGTAGTCATAAACCGCAAGATTTTTGCAGTGATGACACTCTCTTCCATACATTCTCCCACTACTTTCATACTTTTGGCTATCTTTAGAGTGCGGCCAAAGTATGAGTTCACCGATTCTCCTTCCTTCATTTGGAGTGTCTCGAATTCCTTTCGTAAGGCCTGCAGTTGCGCACGTTTCACCCTTGTAGAGCCTTGAAATTTTTGCTTCATAGACTCCCATATATCCTTGGACGTTTCATCATTTAGTATTGTGTCCAAAATCTCTCTATCTATTGCTTGATAAAGATAATTCTTTATCTTCAAATCTTTCAGTTGTTGTTCCTCCATTCGTTTAAGCTCTGCTTCTGATGCAGTTGCTTTGTCTCGGACAACATCAATGTTGTGCTCGAGCAAGTTCTAATACTCCTTGGAACGCAAGAAATTCTCCATTAATTTGGCCCAATGGTCATAATG
This portion of the Vigna unguiculata cultivar IT97K-499-35 chromosome 6, ASM411807v1, whole genome shotgun sequence genome encodes:
- the LOC114188411 gene encoding uncharacterized protein LOC114188411; translation: MPRSLIKHHRFVNSSSPDDDPFSNFILHARRKLRRVETLSWTSEYTAFNIHRYPGFASLRLASRELGDAKEATIPIEFSEINKLHFKELPNLRGFSCGDMVEWPILKHVILNNSPNLKKFGLGTIKESQLKRFILEGQEQIDIDTKILHLFELSVSSPSKY
- the LOC114189208 gene encoding uncharacterized protein LOC114189208, with the translated sequence MEEYSIEDNEELRKAIDDIRPSHFRNLLKLSIKYCDQRLNNFLSILMKRANKLQDISIKQCQTLEHLFDLNEFTPDNDGHDKYFTQIKALILIELHQVKCIWNKDPVGILGFENLQMVHIISCSSLDKLFTPSAAKKLSQLNELKLEACQMLQKVIDSGNIETIKFPTLNKVEFKSLSRLIHFYLYPLEFPQLRSLIIEKCPELEEFTTGFATTNASQITNDRSFSELNELKLDNCHKLVCAVSSKALHELKSLKKLIVSHCNTLELVFNIHDEISYHTNLLQHLDELILIDLPKLSYVINKKFVRFCESMQSLQVKQCKLLKWLPISLMLISIEISNCEALEKIMTTDKDEGTRGKNTFPKLKFVCLKNLTNLYSLFSFTSEFPSLEELKITNCPNLTNFVEESKELKDLSISTTSNVFFPNSLSLETLKMLYMKNQDFEKLWQNNCHSKSFYELEYLTLSNNNKLLNVISSNIIIRLNKLKKLTLEQCDVLTEIFYLEDDKPTGIIQELLPQLQELALSYLRSFTCIWNMEPSVSFFQNLMSLHIVHCGTLQSLFSISSTKNLQNLKSLKLCNCDKLEEVISIDNREDMTVSFPKMECLVLKDLPKLLSFHQQNGTIHLPNIQIVRARNIPRMKFFSVGIVITPLLRSIHVTFARKLWLGNLNETLSYISNNPGKFHFAELFGFPS
- the LOC114188412 gene encoding uncharacterized protein LOC114188412, whose product is MEEQQLKDLKIKNYLYQAIDREILDTILNDETSKDIWESMKQKFQGSTRVKRAQLQALRKEFETLQMKEGESVNSYFGRTLKIAKSMKVVGECMEESVITAKILRFMTTKFNYVVCSIEESNNMNTMTIDELQSSLLVHEQRMTCLVEEEQVMQTIFDEKNGRGR